The proteins below are encoded in one region of Pongo pygmaeus isolate AG05252 chromosome 20, NHGRI_mPonPyg2-v2.0_pri, whole genome shotgun sequence:
- the ARHGAP33 gene encoding rho GTPase-activating protein 33 isoform X1, whose translation MLLPLIHPFIPSLSRHSLRLPLWRPHAPGTERVSSHPPLGNLMGWRGTDPEGETLRVTRGCRDMEEGNATAQCGEFVGQLVNLFIRIYPAPAARLGWHWGPRKESGTILSEHQLHAQLYAGELSLGPSFWEAGHSPMREMNLSPPVPSQSDQSCEGRSSGRDMVPGMGEPQGMERVQKRCQAQPEGSGRTSWRRAHTREFRLHLEDNMESLKAQDLWRNRARFVFSENDPGYCGKAGRRGEAGSRKADEMGAVIVQTVARSTDSLDGPGEGSVQPLPTAGGPSVKGKPGKRLSAPRGPFPRLADCAHFHYENVDFGHIQLLLSPDREGPSLSGENELVFGVQVTCQGRSWPVLRSYDDFRSLDAHLHRCIFDRRFSCLPELPPPPEGARAAQMLVPLLLQYLETLSGLVDSNLNCGPVLTWMELDNHGRRLLLSEEASLNIPAVAAAHVIKRYTAQAPDELSFEVGDIVSVIDMPPTEDRSWWRGKRGFQVGFFPSECVELFTERPGPGLKAADADGPPCGIPAPQGISSLTSAVPRPRGKLAGLLRTFMRSRPSRQRLRQRGILRQRVFGCDLGEHLSNSGQDVPQVLRCCSEFIEAHGVVDGIYRLSGVSSNIQRLRHEFDSERIPELSGPAFLQDIHSVSSLCKLYFRELPNPLLTYQLYGKFSEAMSVPGEEERLVRVHDVIQQLPPPHYRTLEYLLRHLARMARHSANTSMHARNLAIVWAPNLLRSMELESVGMGGAAAFREVRVQSVVVEFLLTHVDVLFSDTFTSAGLDPAGRCLLPRPKSLAGSCPSTRLLTLEEAQARTQGRLGTPTELTTPKAPASPAERRPPVSPPNRRRKGERGEKQRKPGGSSWKTFFALGRGPSVPRKKPLPWLGGTRAPPQPSGSRPDTVTLRSAKSEESLSSQASGAGLQRLHRLRRPHSSSDAFPVGPAPAGSCESLSSSSSSESSSSESSSSSSESSAAGLGALSGSPSHRTSAWLDDGDELDFSPPRCLEGLRGLDFDPLTFRCSSPTPGDPAPPASPAPPAPASAFPPRVTPQAISPRGPTSPASPAALDISEPLAVSVPPAVLELLGAGGAPASATPTPALSPGRSLRPHLIPLLLRGAEAPLTDTCQQEMCSKLRGAQGPLGPDMESPLPPPPLSLLRPGGAPPPPPKNPARLMALALAERAQQVAEQQSQQECGGTPPAPPSPFHRSLSLEVGGEPLGTSGSGPPPNSLAHPGAWVPGPPPYLPRQQSDGSLLRSQRPMGTSRRGLRGPAQVSAQLRAGWGGRDAPEAAAQSPCSVPSQVPTPGFFSQAPRECLPPFLGVPKPGLYPLGPPSFQPSSPAPVWRSSLGPPAPLDRGENLYYEIGASEGSPYSGPTRSWSPFRSMPPDRLNASYGVLGQSPPLHRSPDFLLSYPPAPSCFPPDHLGYSAPQHPARRPTPPEPLYVNLALGPRGPSPASSSSSSPPAHPRSRSDPGPPVPRLPQKQRAPWGPRTPHRVPGPWGPPEPLLLYRAAPPAYGRGGELHRGSLYRNGGQRGEGAGPPPPYPTPSWSLHSEGQTRSYC comes from the exons ATGCTGCTCCcgctcattcatccattcattccctCACTTAGCAGACATTCACTGAGACTGCCTCTGTGGAGGCCCCATGCTCCAGGCACAGAGAGAGTCAGCTCCCATCCTCCCTTGGGGAACCTCATGGGCTGGAGGGGGACAGACCCTGAGGGTGAGACCCTGAGGGTGACTCGGGGTTGCAGGGACATGGAGGAGGGAAATGCTACAGCCCAGTGTGGTGAATTTGTCGGGCAGCTGGTTAATTTATTCATCAGAATTTACCCAGCCCCTGCTGCGCGACTGGGCTGGCACTGGGGACCCAGAAAAGAATCAGGAACAATCCTGTCTGAACACCAACTCCATGCCCAGCTCTATGCTGGGGAGCTCAGTCTGGGGCCCTCCTTCTGGGAGGCCGGTCATAGTCCAATGAGAGAGATGAACTTGTCACCACCAGTGCCATCTCAGAGTGATCAGAGCTGTGAAGGGAGAAGCTCTGGTCGAGACATGGTACCTGGGATGGGGGAACCTCAGGGGATGGAGAGAGTCCAGAAGAGATGCCAGGCCCAGCCTGAAGGGTCAGGGAGAACTTCCTGGAGGAGGGCACAT ACCAGAGAATTCAGACTTCATCTTGAAGACAACATGGAGTCATTGAAGGCCCAGGATCTATGGAGAAACAGAGCCAGATTTGTGTTTTCTGAAAACGATCCAGGCTATTGCGGAAAAGCTGGCAGGAGGGGAGAGGCTGGAAGCAGGAAGGCTGATGAGATGGGAGCTGTGATTGTCCAGACAGTG GCACGCAGCACTGACAGCCTGGATGGCCCAGGGGAGGGCTCGGTGCAGCCTCTACCCACCGCTGGGGGGCCCAGTGTGAAGGGGAAGCCTGGGAAGAG gctctcAGCTCCTCGAGGCCCCTTCCCGCGGCTGGCTGACTGCGCCCATTTCCACTACGAGAACGTCGACTTTGGCCACATTCAG CTCCTGCTGTCTCCAGACCGTGAAGGGCCCAGCCTCTCTGGAGAGAATGAGCTGGTGTTCGGGGTGCAGGTGACCTGTCAG GGCCGTTCCTGGCCGGTTCTCCGGAGTTACGATGACTTTCGTTCCCTGGATGCCCACCTCCACCGGTGCATATTTGACCGGAGGTTCTCCTGCCTTCCGGAGCTTCCCCCGCCCCCTGAGGGTGCCAGGGCTGCTCAG ATGCTGGTGCCACTGCTGCTGCAGTACCTGGAGACCCTGTCAGGACTGGTGGACAGTAACCTCAACTGCGGGCCTGTGCTCACCTGGATGGAG CTGGACAATCACGGCCGGCGACTGCTCCTCAGTGAGGAGGCGTCGCTCAATATCCCTGCAGTGGCGGCCGCCCACGTGATCAAACGGTACACAGCCCAGGCGCCAGATGAGCTGTCCTTTGAG GTGGGAGACATTGTCTCGGTGATCGACATGCCGCCCACGGAGGATCGGAGCTGGTGGCGGGGCAAGCGAGGCTTCCAG GTCGGGTTCTTCCCCAGTGAGTGTGTGGAACTCTTCACGGAGCGGCCAGGTCCGGGCCTGAAGGCGG CAGATGCCGATGGCCCCCCATGTGGCATCCCGGCTCCCCAGGGTATCTCgtctctgacctcag CTGTGCCACGGCCTCGTGGGAAGCTGGCCGGCCTGCTCCGCACCTTCATGCGCTCCCGCCCTTCTCGGCAGCGGCTGCGGCAGCGGGGAATCCTGCGACAGAGGGTGTTTGGCTGTGATCTTGGCGAGCACCTCAGCAACTCAGGCCAGGATG TGCCCCAGGTGCTGCGCTGCTGCTCTGAGTTCATTGAGGCCCACGGGGTGGTGGATGGGATCTACCGGCTCTCAGGCGTGTCTTCCAACATCCAGAGGCTTCG GCATGAGTTTGACAGCGAGAGGATCCCGGAGCTGTCTGGCCCTGCCTTCCTGCAGGACATCCACAGCGTGTCCTCCCTCTGCAAGCTCTACTTCCGAGAGCTTCCAAACCCTCTGCTCACCTACCAGCTCTATGGGAAGTTCAGT GAGGCCATGTCAGTGCCTGGGGAGGAGGAGCGTCTGGTGCGGGTGCACGATGTCATCCAGCAGCTGCCCCCGCCACATTACAG GACGCTGGAGTACCTGCTGAGGCACCTGGCCCGCATGGCGAGACACAGTGCCAACACCAGCATGCATGCCCGCAACCTGGCCATTGTCTGGGCACCCAACCTGCTACG GTCCATGGAGCTGGAGTCAGTGGGAATGGGTGGCGCGGCGGCGTTCCGGGAAGTTCGGGTGCAGTCGGTGGTGGTGGAGTTTCTGCTCACCCATGTGGACGTCCTGTTCAGCGACACCTTCACCTCCGCCGGCCTCGACCCTGCAG GCCGCTGCCTGCTCCCCAGGCCCAAGTCCCTTGCGGGCAGCTGCCCCTCCACCCGCCTGCTGACGCTGGAGGAAGCCCAGGCACGCACCCAGGGCCGGCTGGGGACGCCCACGGAGCTCACAACTCCCAAGGCCCCGGCCTCACCTGCGGAAAG ACGGCCTCCTGTTTCTCCCCCAAACCGcaggaggaaaggggagagaggggagaaacAGCGGAAGCCAGGGGGCAGCAGCTGGAAGACGTTCTTTGCACTGGGCCGGGGCCCCAGTGTCCCTCGAAAGAAGCCCCTGCCCTGGCTGGGGGGCACCCGTGCCCCACCGCAGCCTTCAG GCAGCAGACCCGACACCGTCACACTGAGATCTGCCAAGAGCGAGGAGTCTCTGTCATCGCAGGCCAGCGGGGCTG GCCTCCAGAGGCTGCACAGGCTGCGGCGACCCCACTCCAGCAGCGACGCTTTCCCTGTGGGCCCAGCACCTGCTGGCTCCTGCGAGAGCctgtcctcatcctcctcctccgaGTCCTCCTCCTCCGAGTCCTCCTCTTCATCCTCTGAGTCCTCAGCAGCTGGGCTGGGGGCACTCTCTGGGTCTCCCTCACACCGCACCTCAGCCTGGCTAGATGATGGTGATGAGCTGGACTTCAGCCCACCCCGCTGCCTGGAGGGACTCCGGGGGCTGGACTTTGATCCCTTAACCTTCCGCTGCAGCAGCCCCACCCCAGGGGATCCCGCACCTCCCGCCAGCCCAGCACCCCCcgcccctgcctctgccttcccacCCAGGGTGACCCCCCAGGCCATCTCGCCCCGAGGGCCCACCAGCCCCGCCTCGCCTGCTGCCCTAGATATCTCAGAGCCCCTGGCTGTATCAGTGCCACCCGCTGTCCTAGAactgctgggggctgggggagcacctgcctcagccaccccaacACCAGCTCTCAGCCCCGGCCGGAGCCTGCGCCCCCATCTCATACCCCTGCTGCTGCGTGGAGCCGAGGCCCCGCTGACTGACACCTGCCAGCAGGAGATGTGTAGCAAGCTCCGGGGAGCCCAGGGCCCACTCG GTCCTGATATGGAGTCACCACTGCcaccccctcccctgtctctcctGCGCCCTGGGGgtgccccacccccgccccctaAGAACCCAGCACGCCtcatggccctggccctggctgaGCGGGCTCAGCAGGTGGCCGAGCAACAGAGCCAGCAGGAGTGCGGGGGCACCCCACCTGCTCCCCCATCCCCCTTCCACCGCTCGCTGTCTCTGGAGGTGGGCGGGGAGCCCCTGGGGACCTCAGGGAGTGGGCCACCTCCCAACTCCCTAGCCCACCCGGGTGCCTGGGTCCCAGGACCCCCACCCTACTTACCAAGGCAACAAAGTGATGGGAGCCTGCTGAGGAGCCAGCGGCCCATGGGGACCTCAAGGAGGGGACTCCGAGGCCCTGCCCAGGTCAGTGCCCAGCTCAGGGCAGGTTGGGGGGGCAGGGATGCGCCAGAGGCAGCAGCCCAGTCGCCATGTTCTGTCCCCTCACAGGTTCCTACCCCCGGCTTCTTCTCCCAAGCCCCCAGGGAGTGCCTGCCACCCTTCCTTGGGGTCCCCAAGCCAGGCTTGTACCCCCTGGGACCCCCATCCTTCCAGCCCAGTTCCCCAGCCCCGGTCTGGAGGAGCTCCCTGGGCCCCCCTGCACCACTCGACAGGGGAGAGAACCTGTACTATGAGATCGGGGCAAGCGAGGGGTCCCCCTATTCTGGCCCCACCCGCTCCTGGAGTCCCTTTCGCTCCATGCCCCCCGACAGGCTCAATGCCTCCTACGGCGTGCTTGGCCAATCGCCCCCACTCCACAGGTCCCCCGACTTCCTGCTCAGCTACCCGCCAGCCCCCTCCTGCTTTCCCCCTGACCACCTTGGCTACTCAGCCCCCCAGCACCCTGCTCGGCGCCCCACACCGCCTGAGCCCCTCTACGTCAACCTAGCCCTAGGGCCCAGGGGTCCCTcgcctgcctcttcctcctcctcttcccctcctgcCCACCCCCGAAGCCGTTCAGATCCCGGTCCCCCAGTCCCCCGCCTTCCCCAGAAACAACGGGCACCCTGGGGCCCCCGTACCCCTCATAGGGTGCCGGGTCCTTGGGGCCCTCCTGAGCCTCTCCTGCTCTACAGGGCAGCCCCGCCAGCCTACGGAAGGGGGGGCGAGCTCCACCGAGGGTCCTTGTACAGAAATGGAGGGCAAAGAGGGGAGGGGGCTGGTCCCCCACCCCCTTACCCCACTCCCAGCTGGTCCCTCCACTCTGAGGGCCAGACCCGAAGCTACTGCTGA
- the ARHGAP33 gene encoding rho GTPase-activating protein 33 isoform X15 encodes MLLPLIHPFIPSLSRHSLRLPLWRPHAPGTERVSSHPPLGNLMGWRGTDPEGETLRVTRGCRDMEEGNATAQCGEFVGQLVNLFIRIYPAPAARLGWHWGPRKESGTILSEHQLHAQLYAGELSLGPSFWEAGHSPMREMNLSPPVPSQSDQSCEGRSSGRDMVPGMGEPQGMERVQKRCQAQPEGSGRTSWRRAHTREFRLHLEDNMESLKAQDLWRNRARFVFSENDPGYCGKAGRRGEAGSRKADEMGAVIVQTVARSTDSLDGPGEGSVQPLPTAGGPSVKGKPGKRLSAPRGPFPRLADCAHFHYENVDFGHIQLLLSPDREGPSLSGENELVFGVQVTCQGRSWPVLRSYDDFRSLDAHLHRCIFDRRFSCLPELPPPPEGARAAQMLVPLLLQYLETLSGLVDSNLNCGPVLTWMELDNHGRRLLLSEEASLNIPAVAAAHVIKRYTAQAPDELSFEVGDIVSVIDMPPTEDRSWWRGKRGFQVGFFPSECVELFTERPGPGLKADADGPPCGIPAPQGISSLTSAVPRPRGKLAGLLRTFMRSRPSRQRLRQRGILRQRVFGCDLGEHLSNSGQDVPQVLRCCSEFIEAHGVVDGIYRLSGVSSNIQRLRHEFDSERIPELSGPAFLQDIHSVSSLCKLYFRELPNPLLTYQLYGKFSEAMSVPGEEERLVRVHDVIQQLPPPHYRTLEYLLRHLARMARHSANTSMHARNLAIVWAPNLLRSMELESVGMGGAAAFREVRVQSVVVEFLLTHVDVLFSDTFTSAGLDPAGRCLLPRPKSLAGSCPSTRLLTLEEAQARTQGRLGTPTELTTPKAPASPAERRPPVSPPNRRRKGERGEKQRKPGGSSWKTFFALGRGPSVPRKKPLPWLGGTRAPPQPSGSRPDTVTLRSAKSEESLSSQASGAGLQRLHRLRRPHSSSDAFPVGPAPAGSCESLSSSSSSESSSSESSSSSSESSAAGLGALSGSPSHRTSAWLDDGDELDFSPPRCLEGLRGLDFDPLTFRCSSPTPGDPAPPASPAPPAPASAFPPRVTPQAISPRGPTSPASPAALDISEPLAVSVPPAVLELLGAGGAPASATPTPALSPGRSLRPHLIPLLLRGAEAPLTDTCQQEMCSKLRGAQGPLGPDMESPLPPPPLSLLRPGGAPPPPPKNPARLMALALAERAQQVAEQQSQQECGGTPPAPPSPFHRSLSLEVGGEPLGTSGSGPPPNSLAHPGAWVPGPPPYLPRQQSDGSLLRSQRPMGTSRRGLRGPAQESPACPDLCTGMGGQLLPFFPHIPH; translated from the exons ATGCTGCTCCcgctcattcatccattcattccctCACTTAGCAGACATTCACTGAGACTGCCTCTGTGGAGGCCCCATGCTCCAGGCACAGAGAGAGTCAGCTCCCATCCTCCCTTGGGGAACCTCATGGGCTGGAGGGGGACAGACCCTGAGGGTGAGACCCTGAGGGTGACTCGGGGTTGCAGGGACATGGAGGAGGGAAATGCTACAGCCCAGTGTGGTGAATTTGTCGGGCAGCTGGTTAATTTATTCATCAGAATTTACCCAGCCCCTGCTGCGCGACTGGGCTGGCACTGGGGACCCAGAAAAGAATCAGGAACAATCCTGTCTGAACACCAACTCCATGCCCAGCTCTATGCTGGGGAGCTCAGTCTGGGGCCCTCCTTCTGGGAGGCCGGTCATAGTCCAATGAGAGAGATGAACTTGTCACCACCAGTGCCATCTCAGAGTGATCAGAGCTGTGAAGGGAGAAGCTCTGGTCGAGACATGGTACCTGGGATGGGGGAACCTCAGGGGATGGAGAGAGTCCAGAAGAGATGCCAGGCCCAGCCTGAAGGGTCAGGGAGAACTTCCTGGAGGAGGGCACAT ACCAGAGAATTCAGACTTCATCTTGAAGACAACATGGAGTCATTGAAGGCCCAGGATCTATGGAGAAACAGAGCCAGATTTGTGTTTTCTGAAAACGATCCAGGCTATTGCGGAAAAGCTGGCAGGAGGGGAGAGGCTGGAAGCAGGAAGGCTGATGAGATGGGAGCTGTGATTGTCCAGACAGTG GCACGCAGCACTGACAGCCTGGATGGCCCAGGGGAGGGCTCGGTGCAGCCTCTACCCACCGCTGGGGGGCCCAGTGTGAAGGGGAAGCCTGGGAAGAG gctctcAGCTCCTCGAGGCCCCTTCCCGCGGCTGGCTGACTGCGCCCATTTCCACTACGAGAACGTCGACTTTGGCCACATTCAG CTCCTGCTGTCTCCAGACCGTGAAGGGCCCAGCCTCTCTGGAGAGAATGAGCTGGTGTTCGGGGTGCAGGTGACCTGTCAG GGCCGTTCCTGGCCGGTTCTCCGGAGTTACGATGACTTTCGTTCCCTGGATGCCCACCTCCACCGGTGCATATTTGACCGGAGGTTCTCCTGCCTTCCGGAGCTTCCCCCGCCCCCTGAGGGTGCCAGGGCTGCTCAG ATGCTGGTGCCACTGCTGCTGCAGTACCTGGAGACCCTGTCAGGACTGGTGGACAGTAACCTCAACTGCGGGCCTGTGCTCACCTGGATGGAG CTGGACAATCACGGCCGGCGACTGCTCCTCAGTGAGGAGGCGTCGCTCAATATCCCTGCAGTGGCGGCCGCCCACGTGATCAAACGGTACACAGCCCAGGCGCCAGATGAGCTGTCCTTTGAG GTGGGAGACATTGTCTCGGTGATCGACATGCCGCCCACGGAGGATCGGAGCTGGTGGCGGGGCAAGCGAGGCTTCCAG GTCGGGTTCTTCCCCAGTGAGTGTGTGGAACTCTTCACGGAGCGGCCAGGTCCGGGCCTGAAGGCGG ATGCCGATGGCCCCCCATGTGGCATCCCGGCTCCCCAGGGTATCTCgtctctgacctcag CTGTGCCACGGCCTCGTGGGAAGCTGGCCGGCCTGCTCCGCACCTTCATGCGCTCCCGCCCTTCTCGGCAGCGGCTGCGGCAGCGGGGAATCCTGCGACAGAGGGTGTTTGGCTGTGATCTTGGCGAGCACCTCAGCAACTCAGGCCAGGATG TGCCCCAGGTGCTGCGCTGCTGCTCTGAGTTCATTGAGGCCCACGGGGTGGTGGATGGGATCTACCGGCTCTCAGGCGTGTCTTCCAACATCCAGAGGCTTCG GCATGAGTTTGACAGCGAGAGGATCCCGGAGCTGTCTGGCCCTGCCTTCCTGCAGGACATCCACAGCGTGTCCTCCCTCTGCAAGCTCTACTTCCGAGAGCTTCCAAACCCTCTGCTCACCTACCAGCTCTATGGGAAGTTCAGT GAGGCCATGTCAGTGCCTGGGGAGGAGGAGCGTCTGGTGCGGGTGCACGATGTCATCCAGCAGCTGCCCCCGCCACATTACAG GACGCTGGAGTACCTGCTGAGGCACCTGGCCCGCATGGCGAGACACAGTGCCAACACCAGCATGCATGCCCGCAACCTGGCCATTGTCTGGGCACCCAACCTGCTACG GTCCATGGAGCTGGAGTCAGTGGGAATGGGTGGCGCGGCGGCGTTCCGGGAAGTTCGGGTGCAGTCGGTGGTGGTGGAGTTTCTGCTCACCCATGTGGACGTCCTGTTCAGCGACACCTTCACCTCCGCCGGCCTCGACCCTGCAG GCCGCTGCCTGCTCCCCAGGCCCAAGTCCCTTGCGGGCAGCTGCCCCTCCACCCGCCTGCTGACGCTGGAGGAAGCCCAGGCACGCACCCAGGGCCGGCTGGGGACGCCCACGGAGCTCACAACTCCCAAGGCCCCGGCCTCACCTGCGGAAAG ACGGCCTCCTGTTTCTCCCCCAAACCGcaggaggaaaggggagagaggggagaaacAGCGGAAGCCAGGGGGCAGCAGCTGGAAGACGTTCTTTGCACTGGGCCGGGGCCCCAGTGTCCCTCGAAAGAAGCCCCTGCCCTGGCTGGGGGGCACCCGTGCCCCACCGCAGCCTTCAG GCAGCAGACCCGACACCGTCACACTGAGATCTGCCAAGAGCGAGGAGTCTCTGTCATCGCAGGCCAGCGGGGCTG GCCTCCAGAGGCTGCACAGGCTGCGGCGACCCCACTCCAGCAGCGACGCTTTCCCTGTGGGCCCAGCACCTGCTGGCTCCTGCGAGAGCctgtcctcatcctcctcctccgaGTCCTCCTCCTCCGAGTCCTCCTCTTCATCCTCTGAGTCCTCAGCAGCTGGGCTGGGGGCACTCTCTGGGTCTCCCTCACACCGCACCTCAGCCTGGCTAGATGATGGTGATGAGCTGGACTTCAGCCCACCCCGCTGCCTGGAGGGACTCCGGGGGCTGGACTTTGATCCCTTAACCTTCCGCTGCAGCAGCCCCACCCCAGGGGATCCCGCACCTCCCGCCAGCCCAGCACCCCCcgcccctgcctctgccttcccacCCAGGGTGACCCCCCAGGCCATCTCGCCCCGAGGGCCCACCAGCCCCGCCTCGCCTGCTGCCCTAGATATCTCAGAGCCCCTGGCTGTATCAGTGCCACCCGCTGTCCTAGAactgctgggggctgggggagcacctgcctcagccaccccaacACCAGCTCTCAGCCCCGGCCGGAGCCTGCGCCCCCATCTCATACCCCTGCTGCTGCGTGGAGCCGAGGCCCCGCTGACTGACACCTGCCAGCAGGAGATGTGTAGCAAGCTCCGGGGAGCCCAGGGCCCACTCG GTCCTGATATGGAGTCACCACTGCcaccccctcccctgtctctcctGCGCCCTGGGGgtgccccacccccgccccctaAGAACCCAGCACGCCtcatggccctggccctggctgaGCGGGCTCAGCAGGTGGCCGAGCAACAGAGCCAGCAGGAGTGCGGGGGCACCCCACCTGCTCCCCCATCCCCCTTCCACCGCTCGCTGTCTCTGGAGGTGGGCGGGGAGCCCCTGGGGACCTCAGGGAGTGGGCCACCTCCCAACTCCCTAGCCCACCCGGGTGCCTGGGTCCCAGGACCCCCACCCTACTTACCAAGGCAACAAAGTGATGGGAGCCTGCTGAGGAGCCAGCGGCCCATGGGGACCTCAAGGAGGGGACTCCGAGGCCCTGCCCAG gaGTCCCCAGCATGTCCTGACCTGTGCACGGGGATGGGGGGACAACTCCTACCCTTCTTTCCCCACATCCCCCACTAA